A single Nocardioides bizhenqiangii DNA region contains:
- the rpsH gene encoding 30S ribosomal protein S8 — translation MTMTDPIADMLTRLRNANQAYHDAVAMPYSKLKQGVAEILKQEGYITSFDVADNENGVGKTLTITLKYGRNRERSIAGVRRISKPGLRVYAKHTGLPKVLGGLGVAIISTSQGLLTDRQANQKGVGGEVLAYVW, via the coding sequence ATGACGATGACCGACCCGATCGCAGACATGCTCACTCGTCTGCGCAACGCCAACCAGGCGTACCACGACGCGGTGGCGATGCCGTACAGCAAGCTGAAGCAGGGCGTCGCGGAGATCCTCAAGCAGGAGGGGTACATCACCTCCTTCGACGTGGCCGACAACGAGAACGGCGTCGGCAAGACGCTGACGATCACGCTCAAGTACGGCCGCAACCGTGAGCGCTCCATTGCCGGCGTCCGCCGGATCAGCAAGCCGGGCCTCCGGGTCTACGCCAAGCACACGGGCCTCCCGAAGGTGCTCGGCGGCCTGGGTGTCGCGATCATCTCGACGAGCCAGGGCCTGCTGACCGACCGGCAGGCCAACCAGAAGGGCGTGGGTGGGGAAGTCCTCGCCTACGTCTGGTGA
- the rplE gene encoding 50S ribosomal protein L5 — translation MSETTDAPVAERVTPRLKTRYREEILPALRSEFEIANVMQVPGLTKIVVNMGVGEAARDSKLIEGAIRDLTAITGQKPAVTKARKSIAQFKLREGMPIGTHVTLRGDRMWEFLDRLLTLALPRIRDFRGLSPKQFDGKGNYTFGLTEQVMFHEIDQDKVDRQRGMDITIVTTATNDEQGRALLKQLGFPFKEN, via the coding sequence ATGAGCGAGACCACTGACGCTCCGGTCGCCGAGCGGGTCACCCCGCGCCTGAAGACCAGGTACCGCGAGGAGATCCTCCCCGCGCTCCGGTCGGAGTTCGAGATCGCCAACGTCATGCAGGTGCCCGGCCTGACCAAGATCGTGGTCAACATGGGTGTCGGCGAGGCTGCCCGCGACTCGAAGCTGATCGAGGGCGCGATCCGCGACCTGACGGCGATCACCGGCCAGAAGCCGGCCGTCACGAAGGCCCGCAAGTCGATCGCCCAGTTCAAGCTGCGCGAGGGCATGCCGATCGGCACGCACGTCACGCTGCGGGGCGACCGGATGTGGGAGTTCCTCGACCGGCTGCTGACGCTGGCGCTGCCGCGCATCCGTGACTTCCGTGGCCTCAGCCCGAAGCAGTTCGACGGCAAGGGCAACTACACGTTCGGCCTCACCGAGCAGGTCATGTTCCACGAGATCGACCAGGACAAGGTCGACCGGCAGCGGGGCATGGACATCACGATCGTCACCACCGCCACCAACGACGAGCAGGGACGGGCGCTTCTCAAGCAGCTCGGGTTCCCGTTCAAGGAGAACTGA
- the rplF gene encoding 50S ribosomal protein L6 yields the protein MSRIGKLPVPVPSGVDVALDGPVVTVKGPKGTLTHTVADPIVVERSDEGGSVVLDVKRPNDERISKSLHGLTRTLINNMVVGVTEGYEKKLEIVGVGYRVLSKGPTQLEFQLGYSHPIVFDAPEGITFTVDGPTKLGVLGIDKQQVGEVAANIRKLRKPEPYKGKGVRYAGEHVRRKVGKAGK from the coding sequence ATGTCGCGCATTGGCAAGCTCCCCGTCCCGGTCCCGTCCGGCGTCGACGTGGCGCTCGATGGCCCCGTGGTGACGGTGAAGGGCCCCAAGGGGACCCTGACCCACACGGTCGCCGACCCGATCGTCGTCGAGCGCAGCGACGAGGGCGGCTCCGTCGTCCTCGACGTCAAGCGTCCGAACGACGAGCGGATCAGCAAGTCGCTCCACGGACTGACTCGCACCCTGATCAACAACATGGTCGTGGGCGTGACCGAGGGCTACGAGAAGAAGCTGGAGATCGTGGGCGTCGGCTACCGCGTCCTGTCCAAGGGCCCGACCCAGCTGGAGTTCCAGCTCGGCTACTCGCACCCGATCGTCTTCGACGCGCCGGAGGGCATCACCTTCACCGTCGACGGTCCGACCAAGCTGGGCGTCCTCGGCATCGACAAGCAGCAGGTCGGCGAGGTCGCCGCCAACATCCGCAAGCTCCGCAAGCCCGAGCCGTACAAGGGCAAGGGCGTCCGGTACGCCGGCGAGCATGTCCGCCGCAAGGTCGGAAAGGCTGGTAAGTGA
- a CDS encoding adenylate kinase, whose product MRLILMGPPGAGKGTQAKFIADHFGVPAISTGDIFRANVSQGTPLGVEAKRYMEAGEYVPDEVTNQMVRNRISEPDADPGFLLDGYPRTLAQVEELDAMIADTGHQLDAVVVIKADSDELVQRLLARSEIEGRADDSEEVIRRRQEIYLAETEPLIAVYLQRGLVHEIDGMGEVEEVTKRIFEALDQIDQS is encoded by the coding sequence ATGAGGCTGATTCTCATGGGCCCCCCGGGCGCCGGCAAAGGCACCCAGGCCAAGTTCATCGCCGACCACTTCGGGGTCCCGGCGATCTCGACCGGCGACATCTTCCGTGCCAACGTCTCCCAGGGCACGCCCCTCGGCGTCGAGGCGAAGCGGTACATGGAGGCGGGTGAGTACGTCCCCGACGAGGTCACCAACCAGATGGTGCGCAACCGCATCTCCGAGCCCGACGCGGACCCGGGCTTCCTGCTCGACGGCTACCCGCGGACGCTGGCCCAGGTCGAGGAGCTCGACGCGATGATCGCCGACACCGGCCACCAGCTGGACGCGGTCGTCGTCATCAAGGCCGACTCCGACGAGCTGGTCCAGCGGTTGCTGGCCCGCTCCGAGATCGAAGGTCGCGCCGACGACAGCGAAGAGGTCATCCGGCGCCGCCAGGAGATCTACCTCGCCGAGACCGAGCCGCTCATCGCCGTCTACCTGCAGCGTGGCCTTGTCCACGAGATCGACGGCATGGGCGAGGTCGAAGAGGTCACGAAGCGGATCTTCGAGGCGCTCGACCAGATCGACCAGAGCTAG
- the rpsQ gene encoding 30S ribosomal protein S17, protein MSEKQGETVERNSRKTREGLVVSDKMDKTVVVSVEDRVKHALYGKVMRRNTRLKAHDEQNECGVGDRVLIMETRPLSATKRWRVVRVLERAK, encoded by the coding sequence ATGAGCGAGAAGCAGGGCGAGACCGTGGAGCGCAACTCGCGCAAGACCCGTGAGGGCCTGGTCGTGAGCGACAAGATGGACAAGACCGTGGTCGTCTCCGTCGAGGACCGTGTCAAGCACGCCCTCTACGGCAAGGTCATGCGACGCAACACCCGCCTCAAGGCGCACGACGAGCAGAACGAGTGCGGCGTCGGCGACCGCGTCCTGATCATGGAGACCCGGCCGCTGTCCGCTACCAAGCGTTGGCGCGTCGTCCGCGTCCTCGAGCGCGCGAAGTAA
- the rplO gene encoding 50S ribosomal protein L15, with the protein MTLKLHHLRPAPGAKKAKVRVGRGEGSKGKTAGRGTKGTKARNQVPVSFEGGQMPIHMRLPKLKGFKNPFKVTYQVVNLDKISALFPDGGDVTPEQLVARGAVRKGEPVKVLGQGRLSVKVAVSANAFSASAKEKIEGAGGSVTVL; encoded by the coding sequence ATGACGCTCAAGCTGCATCACCTGCGCCCGGCGCCGGGGGCCAAGAAGGCCAAGGTCCGGGTCGGCCGCGGTGAGGGTTCCAAGGGCAAGACCGCGGGTCGCGGCACCAAGGGCACGAAGGCCCGCAACCAGGTGCCCGTGTCCTTCGAGGGTGGGCAGATGCCGATCCACATGCGGCTGCCGAAGCTCAAGGGCTTCAAGAACCCCTTCAAGGTCACCTACCAGGTCGTCAACCTCGACAAGATCAGCGCGCTCTTCCCGGACGGCGGCGACGTCACCCCGGAGCAGCTCGTGGCTCGTGGCGCGGTCCGCAAGGGCGAGCCCGTCAAGGTGCTCGGCCAGGGCCGGCTGTCGGTCAAGGTCGCGGTGAGCGCCAACGCCTTCTCGGCCTCCGCCAAGGAGAAGATCGAGGGCGCCGGCGGTAGCGTCACCGTCCTGTGA
- the rpmC gene encoding 50S ribosomal protein L29 yields MSQDLKAHELDELNDVDLEAKLREAKEELFNLRFQAATGQLESHGRLRTVKKDIARIYTVVRERELGIRTAPGSEEESA; encoded by the coding sequence ATGAGCCAGGACCTGAAGGCCCACGAGCTCGACGAGCTCAACGACGTCGACCTGGAGGCCAAGCTCCGCGAGGCCAAGGAGGAGCTGTTCAACCTCCGGTTCCAGGCGGCCACCGGCCAGCTGGAGTCGCACGGTCGGCTTCGCACGGTCAAGAAGGACATCGCCCGGATCTACACCGTGGTGCGCGAGCGCGAGCTCGGCATCCGGACCGCTCCGGGCTCCGAGGAGGAGAGCGCATGA
- the rplX gene encoding 50S ribosomal protein L24, whose translation MANSQKKSPKISIKKGDTVKVIAGKDKGAEGKVIKVLREEQRVIVEGVNRIKKHTKVVNQGGRAGNTGGIITTEAPIHVSNVMLVEGDGVTRIAYKRVEVTKRRPDGSEYPSTRSVRISRKTGKEI comes from the coding sequence ATGGCCAACAGCCAGAAGAAGTCGCCGAAGATCTCCATCAAGAAGGGCGACACCGTCAAGGTGATCGCGGGCAAGGACAAGGGCGCCGAGGGCAAGGTCATCAAGGTGCTCCGTGAGGAGCAGCGGGTGATCGTCGAGGGCGTCAACCGGATCAAGAAGCACACCAAGGTCGTCAACCAGGGCGGTCGCGCCGGCAACACCGGCGGGATCATCACCACCGAGGCCCCCATCCACGTGTCCAACGTGATGCTGGTCGAGGGTGATGGCGTCACCCGGATCGCATACAAGCGGGTCGAGGTCACCAAGCGCCGCCCGGACGGCTCGGAGTACCCGTCGACGCGCAGCGTCCGGATCTCCCGCAAGACGGGGAAGGAAATCTGA
- the map gene encoding type I methionyl aminopeptidase: MFGSSLEIKAPDQILLMREAGLVVADALAAVRDAVRPGVTTAELDRIADELIRARGARPSFLGYGVPPFPATICASVNDAVVHGIPGGQVLAEGDVVSIDCGAIVADDSGQGWHGDAAITVAVGAAPAEVTELMRVTEEALWQGIAAARPGGRVGDISHAIERYVRAEGGYGIVEDYTGHGIGTEMHLPPDVPNYGRAGRGPRLKHGLALAVEPMLTLGTHATEVAADEWTVVTADGSVAAHFEHTFALTDDGVWVLTAHDGGRADLERLGAPYGGPT; this comes from the coding sequence TTGTTCGGCTCGAGCCTGGAGATCAAAGCTCCTGACCAGATCCTGCTGATGCGGGAGGCGGGACTGGTGGTCGCCGACGCCCTGGCAGCGGTCCGTGACGCCGTCCGGCCCGGGGTCACGACGGCCGAGCTCGACCGGATCGCGGACGAGCTGATCCGGGCGCGGGGGGCGCGGCCGTCGTTCCTCGGCTACGGCGTCCCGCCGTTCCCGGCCACGATCTGCGCGTCGGTCAACGACGCGGTCGTGCACGGGATCCCGGGTGGGCAGGTGCTGGCCGAGGGCGACGTCGTCTCCATCGACTGCGGGGCGATCGTGGCCGACGACTCCGGGCAGGGCTGGCACGGCGATGCCGCGATCACCGTCGCCGTCGGTGCCGCCCCGGCCGAGGTGACCGAGCTGATGCGGGTCACCGAGGAGGCGCTCTGGCAGGGCATCGCCGCGGCCAGGCCGGGTGGCCGGGTCGGCGACATCTCGCACGCCATCGAGCGCTACGTGCGCGCGGAAGGCGGCTACGGGATCGTCGAGGACTACACCGGGCACGGCATCGGTACCGAGATGCACCTGCCGCCCGACGTACCCAACTACGGGCGGGCCGGTCGCGGACCCCGGCTCAAGCACGGCCTCGCGCTCGCCGTCGAGCCGATGCTGACCCTCGGCACCCATGCGACCGAGGTGGCTGCCGACGAGTGGACCGTGGTCACCGCCGACGGGTCGGTCGCGGCCCACTTCGAGCACACGTTCGCGCTCACCGACGACGGTGTGTGGGTCCTCACGGCCCACGATGGCGGCCGGGCGGACCTCGAGCGGCTGGGTGCGCCGTACGGCGGCCCCACGTGA
- the secY gene encoding preprotein translocase subunit SecY, which yields MLSAFVNAFRTPDLRRKLLFVLFIIFVFRLGSQIPAPGVNVANVQHCLGDEANNTGIYNLINLFSGGALLQLTVFALGIMPYITASIILQLLVVVIPRLEALKKEGQAGQTKITQYTRYLTLGLALLQATGIVALARTGTLLQNCDTETYPLLHEDNTTTFLVMVTTMTAGTAVIMWLGEQITERGIGNGMSILIFTQVVATFPAALWSVGKTRGWWTFGIVIAIGLVIVAGVIFIEQAQRRIPVQYARRMVGRKMFGGSSTYIPLKVNQAGIIPVIFASSLLYLPAMAVQFNQTSDSAWVRFVADYFVVGDHPLYMATYFLLIIFFTYFYVSITFNPQEVADNMKKYGGFIPGIRAGKPTQDYLSYVLSRITLPGALYLGLISLIPLIALVLIEANQNFPFGGTSILIMVGVALDTVKQIESQLQQRNYEGFLR from the coding sequence GTGCTCAGCGCGTTCGTGAACGCATTCCGGACTCCGGACCTGCGGCGCAAGCTGCTGTTCGTCCTGTTCATCATCTTCGTCTTCCGGCTGGGCTCCCAGATCCCGGCCCCCGGCGTGAACGTCGCCAACGTCCAGCACTGCCTCGGCGACGAGGCCAACAACACCGGCATCTACAACCTGATCAACCTGTTCTCCGGCGGCGCGCTGCTGCAGCTGACCGTCTTCGCGCTCGGGATCATGCCGTACATCACGGCAAGCATCATCCTGCAGCTGCTGGTCGTCGTGATCCCGCGGCTGGAGGCCCTCAAGAAGGAGGGCCAGGCCGGCCAGACCAAGATCACGCAGTACACGCGCTACCTGACGCTCGGTCTCGCGCTGCTCCAGGCCACCGGCATCGTCGCGCTCGCGCGCACCGGCACCCTGCTCCAGAACTGCGACACCGAGACCTACCCGCTGCTGCACGAGGACAACACCACGACCTTCCTGGTCATGGTCACGACCATGACCGCCGGCACCGCGGTGATCATGTGGCTCGGCGAGCAGATCACCGAGCGCGGCATCGGCAACGGCATGTCGATCCTGATCTTCACGCAGGTCGTCGCGACCTTCCCGGCCGCCCTGTGGTCGGTCGGCAAGACCCGCGGCTGGTGGACCTTCGGCATCGTCATCGCGATCGGACTCGTGATCGTGGCCGGCGTCATCTTCATCGAACAGGCGCAACGCCGGATCCCGGTCCAGTACGCCCGCCGGATGGTGGGCCGCAAGATGTTCGGCGGCAGCTCGACGTACATCCCGTTGAAGGTCAACCAGGCCGGCATCATCCCCGTCATCTTCGCGTCGTCGCTGCTCTACCTGCCGGCGATGGCAGTCCAGTTCAACCAGACGAGCGACTCCGCCTGGGTGAGGTTCGTCGCCGACTACTTCGTCGTCGGTGACCACCCGCTCTACATGGCGACGTACTTCCTGCTCATCATCTTCTTCACCTACTTCTACGTGTCGATCACCTTCAACCCACAAGAGGTGGCAGACAACATGAAGAAGTACGGCGGCTTCATCCCCGGAATCCGGGCGGGCAAGCCGACCCAGGACTACCTGTCCTACGTCCTCTCCCGCATCACGCTGCCGGGGGCTCTCTACCTGGGTCTGATCTCGCTTATCCCGCTGATCGCGCTGGTGTTGATCGAGGCTAATCAGAACTTCCCGTTCGGCGGCACGTCCATCCTGATCATGGTGGGCGTCGCGCTCGACACGGTGAAGCAGATCGAGAGCCAGCTCCAGCAGCGCAACTACGAAGGATTCCTTCGATGA
- the rpmD gene encoding 50S ribosomal protein L30: protein MAQLKVQQKKSSIGCKQNQRETLRTLGLKRIGDVVVKEDRPEIRGMVQTVRHLVTVEEVK, encoded by the coding sequence ATGGCTCAGCTCAAGGTCCAGCAGAAGAAGTCGTCGATCGGCTGCAAGCAGAACCAGCGCGAGACGCTGCGAACGCTTGGTCTCAAGCGGATCGGTGACGTCGTCGTCAAGGAGGACCGCCCGGAGATCCGCGGCATGGTCCAGACCGTCCGTCACCTGGTGACGGTCGAAGAGGTGAAGTGA
- the rplN gene encoding 50S ribosomal protein L14 produces MIQQESRLKVADNTGAKEILCIRVLGGSGRRYAGIGDVIVATVKDAIPGGNVKKGDVVKAVIVRTVKERRRPDGSYIRFDENAAVILKSDGEPRGTRIFGPVGRELREKKFMKIISLAPEVL; encoded by the coding sequence ATGATTCAGCAGGAGTCGCGACTGAAGGTCGCCGACAACACCGGTGCCAAGGAGATCCTTTGCATCCGGGTTCTCGGCGGCTCGGGTCGTCGCTACGCCGGGATCGGCGACGTCATCGTCGCCACCGTCAAGGACGCGATCCCCGGCGGCAACGTCAAGAAGGGTGACGTCGTCAAGGCGGTCATCGTGCGCACCGTCAAGGAGCGCCGGCGGCCCGACGGCTCGTACATCCGCTTCGACGAGAACGCCGCGGTGATCCTCAAGAGCGACGGCGAGCCGCGCGGCACCCGCATCTTCGGCCCCGTAGGCCGTGAGCTGCGTGAGAAGAAGTTCATGAAGATCATCTCGCTCGCCCCGGAGGTGCTGTGA
- the rplR gene encoding 50S ribosomal protein L18 translates to MAITLKHQRHLSARAKSRLRRQIRGRKKISGTAERPRLVVTRSSKHITVQVVDDLVGKTLVSASTMEGDLRSFDGDKTAKAKKVGELVAVRAKELGVDSVVFDRAGNKYHGRIAALADGARAGGLTF, encoded by the coding sequence ATGGCCATCACACTCAAGCACCAGCGGCACCTCTCGGCGCGCGCCAAGTCGCGGCTGCGCCGGCAGATCAGGGGCCGCAAGAAGATCTCCGGCACCGCCGAGCGTCCGCGCCTGGTGGTGACCCGGTCGAGCAAGCACATCACCGTCCAGGTCGTCGACGACCTGGTGGGCAAGACCCTGGTCTCTGCCTCCACCATGGAGGGCGACCTGCGGTCGTTCGATGGCGACAAGACCGCCAAGGCGAAGAAGGTCGGCGAGCTCGTTGCCGTCCGTGCCAAGGAGCTCGGTGTCGACTCGGTCGTCTTCGACCGGGCCGGCAACAAGTACCACGGTCGCATCGCGGCCCTGGCCGACGGCGCCCGCGCCGGTGGCCTGACCTTCTGA
- a CDS encoding type Z 30S ribosomal protein S14 — MAKTALKVKAARKPKFAVRGYTRCQRCGRPKAVYRKFGLCRICLREMAHRGELPGVTKSSW, encoded by the coding sequence ATGGCGAAGACTGCGCTCAAGGTCAAGGCCGCGCGCAAGCCCAAGTTCGCGGTGCGTGGCTACACCCGTTGCCAGCGCTGCGGGCGCCCCAAGGCGGTCTACCGCAAGTTCGGCCTGTGCCGGATCTGCCTGCGGGAGATGGCCCACCGGGGCGAGCTGCCCGGCGTCACCAAGTCGAGCTGGTAA
- the rplP gene encoding 50S ribosomal protein L16 produces the protein MLMPRRVKHRKQHHPKRRGAAKGGTTLAFGDFGIQAVEGHYVTNRQIESARIAMTRHIKRGGKVWINIYPDRPLTKKPAETRMGSGKGSPEWWVANVKPGRVMFELSGVPEDIAREAMRRAIHKLPMKCRFVTREAGEF, from the coding sequence ATGTTGATGCCGCGTCGCGTCAAGCACCGCAAGCAGCACCACCCGAAGCGTCGGGGTGCCGCCAAGGGTGGCACCACGCTCGCGTTCGGTGACTTCGGGATCCAGGCGGTCGAGGGTCACTACGTGACCAACCGGCAGATCGAGTCCGCACGTATCGCCATGACTCGTCACATCAAGCGTGGCGGCAAGGTGTGGATCAACATCTACCCGGACCGCCCGCTCACCAAGAAGCCGGCCGAGACCCGGATGGGTTCCGGCAAGGGCTCGCCCGAGTGGTGGGTCGCCAACGTCAAGCCCGGTCGCGTCATGTTCGAGCTGTCCGGTGTGCCGGAGGACATCGCCCGCGAGGCGATGCGCCGCGCCATCCACAAGCTGCCCATGAAGTGCCGCTTCGTCACCCGAGAGGCTGGTGAGTTCTGA
- the rpsE gene encoding 30S ribosomal protein S5, whose translation MSGPQRGQRSGGDRGRGGRDDRRGGADKSQYVERVVAINRVAKVVKGGRRFSFTALVVVGDGDGLVGVGYGKAKEVPAAIAKGVEEAKKNFFRVPRIQGTIPHPVQGEKAAGVVFLRPAAPGTGVIAGGPVRAVLECAGIHDVLSKSLGSSNQINIVHATVAALQLLEMPETVASRRGLPVEDVAPSALLKAKALGEAEAAAAKAAAGVTS comes from the coding sequence ATGAGCGGACCCCAGCGCGGACAGCGTTCCGGTGGCGACCGCGGACGCGGCGGTCGCGACGACCGTCGCGGCGGCGCGGACAAGAGCCAGTACGTCGAGCGGGTCGTCGCGATCAACCGCGTCGCCAAGGTCGTGAAGGGTGGTCGTCGCTTCAGCTTCACCGCCCTCGTGGTCGTCGGCGACGGTGACGGACTGGTCGGCGTCGGCTACGGCAAGGCCAAGGAGGTGCCCGCGGCGATCGCCAAGGGTGTCGAGGAGGCGAAGAAGAACTTCTTCCGCGTCCCCCGGATCCAGGGCACCATCCCCCACCCGGTGCAGGGCGAGAAGGCGGCAGGCGTCGTCTTCCTGCGTCCGGCCGCACCCGGTACCGGTGTGATCGCCGGCGGCCCGGTGCGCGCCGTACTCGAGTGCGCCGGCATCCACGACGTGCTCAGCAAGTCGCTGGGCTCGTCCAACCAGATCAACATCGTGCACGCGACCGTTGCGGCGCTGCAGCTGCTGGAGATGCCCGAGACCGTGGCCTCCCGCCGTGGCCTCCCGGTCGAGGACGTCGCCCCGTCGGCGCTCCTCAAGGCCAAGGCGCTGGGCGAGGCCGAGGCTGCTGCCGCCAAGGCAGCGGCGGGGGTGACCTCCTGA